Proteins encoded in a region of the uncultured Sunxiuqinia sp. genome:
- a CDS encoding Wzz/FepE/Etk N-terminal domain-containing protein: MTTNQENTPTQQSSANNDEIDLIALVKHLWDGRRIIITYILIGAVLGLLIAILSPKEYTVQTTMVPQSAQSGGSKLGGLSSLAAMAGFNMDMSSGTETLSPMVYPKIMQSVPFRLELMNSSFQIDGLNQPVTLFEYYTEYKKAGVLSNVKKYTIGLPGVIIGALKPTTEDQQPTSNTDKQIITLTAKENQVLEALNSQISLNIDDKEGILTLSTNFPDARLAAQVAHTAQILLQKYITTYRIQKAQEQLDFIKDRYQEKKEEFLETQKRLARFRDQNKNVSSAMAQTEVERLQSEYNIAFSVYSELAKQLEQAQIKVKEDAPVLTIVEPVRVPLQKSKPNRPLILFIWIFLGGIVGIGIVFGRQFLSTVKQRWNE, translated from the coding sequence ATGACAACAAATCAAGAAAACACACCCACACAACAGTCATCAGCCAACAACGACGAAATCGACTTGATTGCTCTGGTAAAACACCTTTGGGATGGCCGTCGTATAATCATCACGTATATCCTTATTGGTGCGGTACTGGGACTGCTTATCGCCATACTCAGCCCCAAGGAATACACGGTACAAACAACCATGGTTCCGCAAAGTGCACAGTCCGGAGGATCAAAATTGGGAGGCTTATCCTCGCTGGCAGCAATGGCCGGATTCAACATGGATATGAGCAGCGGAACAGAAACGCTCTCCCCCATGGTTTATCCGAAAATTATGCAGTCAGTTCCCTTTCGACTCGAATTAATGAACAGCAGCTTTCAAATTGACGGACTCAATCAACCGGTTACCTTATTCGAATATTACACCGAATACAAAAAAGCAGGTGTATTGAGCAATGTCAAAAAATATACAATCGGATTACCCGGGGTCATCATCGGTGCTCTAAAACCGACAACTGAAGACCAACAACCAACAAGCAACACCGACAAGCAAATTATAACGCTCACGGCGAAAGAAAATCAGGTATTAGAAGCATTAAACTCCCAAATTTCTCTTAACATCGATGATAAAGAAGGGATTCTGACCCTTTCGACTAACTTTCCTGATGCCCGGTTAGCAGCTCAGGTAGCCCATACAGCGCAAATTCTTTTGCAGAAATACATCACCACCTACCGGATTCAAAAAGCACAGGAGCAGCTCGACTTTATCAAAGATCGCTACCAGGAAAAGAAAGAAGAGTTTTTAGAGACTCAGAAACGGTTGGCCCGCTTTCGCGATCAAAATAAAAACGTATCCTCGGCCATGGCTCAAACGGAAGTCGAACGGCTTCAAAGTGAATATAACATTGCCTTTTCGGTGTATTCTGAACTGGCCAAACAATTGGAGCAAGCACAAATCAAAGTGAAAGAAGATGCGCCGGTACTTACTATTGTAGAACCGGTGCGCGTCCCCTTGCAAAAATCAAAACCCAATCGACCACTCATCCTTTTTATCTGGATTTTCCTGGGTGGAATCGTCGGCATCGGCATCGTTTTCGGACGGCAATTTTTGAGCACCGTCAAACAACGCTGGAACGAGTAA
- a CDS encoding glycosyltransferase, which produces MKKISHIVSSIDISNGGPSKSVSDLALYQAIQGQKVTILTTKSQNPYFSKSPNLNLQLSFVENGTFRKALNLFLKKEQFDILHGHGIWQLPVHYMSQLAQKKGIPYIITPRGMLEPWALDAGKWKKRLAMALYQRKDLAQAACIHATAQMEADHIRELGFSNPIAVIPNGIDVSDFPLRDEKTQIEKQTLLFLSRIHPKKGIELLIEAWQQLTPSMRKNWQVKIAGNGDESYISTLNRLIQKRGLNQEIKIIGPQFGNDKLAAYHSADLFVLPTYSENFGIVVAEAMACGIPVITTKGTPWEELNTHNAGWWIDIGAKPLVACLKRVLKLSEQEKQEMGRRGRKLIEEKYSIQAVASQMIQLYEWILGQKEKPDFVI; this is translated from the coding sequence ATGAAAAAAATCTCACACATAGTATCATCAATTGATATATCCAATGGAGGCCCATCCAAAAGCGTCTCAGACCTAGCACTCTATCAAGCTATTCAAGGGCAAAAGGTTACAATTCTCACAACTAAATCACAAAATCCTTATTTTTCAAAGAGCCCAAACCTTAATTTACAATTATCTTTTGTAGAAAATGGAACTTTTAGAAAAGCTTTAAATCTCTTTCTAAAAAAAGAACAATTTGACATTCTGCATGGACATGGCATTTGGCAACTCCCAGTACACTATATGTCTCAATTAGCTCAAAAGAAAGGGATTCCTTATATAATTACCCCCAGAGGCATGTTAGAACCTTGGGCTTTAGATGCGGGAAAATGGAAAAAAAGATTGGCTATGGCCTTATATCAGCGAAAAGATTTAGCCCAAGCTGCTTGTATACATGCGACAGCCCAGATGGAAGCTGACCATATACGAGAATTAGGCTTCTCCAATCCTATAGCTGTAATTCCAAATGGCATTGACGTGAGCGACTTTCCATTGCGAGATGAAAAAACGCAAATTGAAAAACAAACTCTCCTTTTTTTATCTCGCATTCATCCCAAAAAAGGGATTGAATTACTAATTGAAGCCTGGCAACAGCTAACCCCGTCAATGCGAAAAAACTGGCAAGTTAAAATTGCAGGAAATGGAGATGAGAGTTACATCTCAACATTAAATCGACTAATACAAAAAAGAGGATTAAATCAAGAAATAAAGATCATTGGCCCGCAATTTGGCAATGACAAACTGGCTGCCTACCATAGTGCTGATTTATTTGTACTACCAACCTATAGCGAAAACTTTGGAATAGTTGTCGCCGAAGCTATGGCCTGTGGCATTCCCGTCATAACGACCAAAGGAACTCCTTGGGAAGAACTCAACACCCACAATGCTGGTTGGTGGATCGACATTGGAGCAAAACCTTTAGTTGCATGCTTAAAGCGTGTGCTTAAACTAAGCGAACAAGAAAAACAAGAAATGGGCCGTAGGGGTCGAAAATTGATAGAAGAAAAATACAGCATACAAGCGGTTGCTTCACAAATGATCCAATTGTACGAATGGATACTAGGACAAAAAGAAAAACCTGATTTTGTTATATAG
- a CDS encoding UDP-glucose 6-dehydrogenase — protein sequence MFPTEITKITCIGAGYVGGPTMAVIAQKCPHIKVTVVDINPQRIADWNDEDLSKLPVYEPGLPEVVAEARGRNLFFSTDVETAIKESEMIFISVNTPTKTYGVGKGMAADLKFVELCARQIAQVSSGNKIVVEKSTLPVRTAQAIRTILDNAKGKEGTPPQFAVLSNPEFLAEGTAIPDLHNADRVLIGSEDTEAGKQAERALANIYANWIPREKILTTRIWSSELSKLTANAFLAQRISSINSISALCERTGADVDEVARAIGMDTRIGSKFLKSSVGFGGSCFQKDILNLVYLCHHFNLPEVAEYWEQVVKLNDYQKHRFAKQIIDSLFNTVSGKKIAFLGWAFKKDTNDTRESAAIYVADELLQDRAEIHVYDPQVTEDRILADLEYLQKNRRTDALQGVSTALTTEEIKNLVTVHHDPYEAITNAHAIAILTEWDEFKNYDWQQIYNQMLKPAFIFDGRNILDREALTKIGFELKSIGKG from the coding sequence ATGTTCCCAACAGAAATAACAAAAATTACCTGCATTGGTGCAGGGTATGTCGGTGGGCCAACCATGGCAGTCATTGCTCAAAAATGCCCACACATCAAAGTAACGGTCGTTGACATCAACCCACAACGGATTGCCGACTGGAATGATGAAGACCTCAGCAAGTTACCCGTATACGAACCCGGATTACCCGAGGTAGTTGCCGAAGCCCGTGGTCGCAACCTGTTCTTCTCCACCGATGTGGAAACAGCCATCAAGGAGTCGGAAATGATTTTCATTTCGGTGAACACGCCCACCAAAACCTATGGGGTAGGTAAAGGCATGGCGGCCGACCTGAAATTCGTAGAGTTATGCGCTCGTCAGATCGCCCAAGTATCTTCCGGCAATAAAATTGTCGTTGAGAAGTCGACCCTCCCCGTTCGCACTGCGCAAGCTATTCGAACCATCTTAGACAATGCCAAGGGAAAGGAAGGAACACCTCCGCAATTTGCAGTGCTTTCCAATCCTGAGTTTTTGGCCGAAGGAACAGCCATTCCCGACCTGCACAATGCCGACCGGGTACTCATTGGTAGCGAAGACACCGAAGCCGGAAAACAAGCCGAGCGGGCTTTAGCCAACATCTATGCTAACTGGATTCCGCGTGAAAAAATCCTTACTACCCGCATCTGGTCATCCGAACTATCCAAGTTAACCGCCAATGCCTTTTTGGCACAGCGCATTTCCAGCATCAACTCCATCTCAGCCTTGTGCGAACGTACAGGAGCAGATGTCGATGAAGTGGCCCGTGCCATTGGAATGGATACCCGTATCGGTTCGAAATTCCTGAAATCATCGGTGGGCTTTGGAGGCTCTTGTTTTCAGAAAGACATTTTAAACCTGGTATACCTCTGCCACCATTTTAACTTGCCCGAGGTAGCCGAATATTGGGAACAGGTGGTTAAGCTCAACGACTACCAGAAACACCGCTTTGCCAAGCAGATTATCGATAGCCTGTTCAATACCGTATCCGGAAAGAAAATCGCCTTCCTGGGCTGGGCCTTTAAAAAAGACACCAACGATACCCGCGAGTCCGCTGCCATTTATGTTGCTGACGAGCTCCTGCAAGATCGTGCCGAAATTCACGTGTACGACCCACAGGTCACCGAAGATCGTATCCTGGCCGATCTCGAGTATCTTCAAAAAAATCGCCGTACAGATGCCCTGCAGGGCGTCTCCACTGCTCTAACAACAGAAGAAATCAAAAATCTTGTCACCGTTCACCACGATCCATACGAAGCCATCACCAACGCCCACGCCATAGCTATCCTCACCGAATGGGACGAGTTTAAAAACTACGACTGGCAACAAATCTACAACCAAATGCTGAAACCCGCTTTCATCTTCGACGGACGAAACATCCTCGACCGCGAAGCATTGACAAAAATTGGTTTTGAATTGAAGAGTATTGGGAAAGGCTAG
- a CDS encoding oligosaccharide flippase family protein translates to MISNFILKLRKSKVAGDSVKYTFLNFLEKAIPFLILPIITRVLPKEEVGYYVLYQAIVEIILPIMTLNIDSAILLNYYKLSSKEFKTYFTNGLGLFFLYYFTIFLFSSLFSRTIAKWISFPATWLIVIYIIAFFQFLTNIRLNLWRVEYKIKNYGFLTIGNSFLKNSLGLVFVFYTDLGWKGLILGHLIGYVTFGLFSLLSFHYDRLIRTKKSVNYITDILKVGFPLSLHRLGLWLGSTANRIIITMLIGTAATGSYGIGATFAIIVSILEDSLTKAVTPHLFDQFKRITDIDKSSIVTLSYSIYAIIIIFSFFVFVIGYFGVGIIFGSSYNETKVFILPLILAAMFKGLYKFHVNYIFFSKKTIHITKITLITGLFNIILAYTLVQYKGLLGAAYSLLAVSILQYLFTFYIGNKLMPMPWFYFISKSNDT, encoded by the coding sequence ATGATATCAAATTTCATTTTAAAATTAAGAAAATCCAAAGTTGCGGGGGACTCAGTAAAGTATACTTTTTTAAATTTCCTCGAAAAGGCAATTCCTTTTCTTATTCTACCAATAATAACGAGAGTTCTGCCTAAAGAAGAAGTGGGTTATTATGTGCTCTATCAGGCTATTGTTGAGATTATATTACCAATAATGACCCTTAATATTGATTCTGCTATTCTTTTGAACTACTACAAGCTAAGCAGTAAGGAATTCAAAACTTACTTTACTAATGGATTAGGATTATTTTTTCTTTATTATTTTACGATATTTCTATTTAGTAGCTTATTTTCAAGAACAATAGCAAAATGGATTTCATTTCCAGCTACTTGGCTAATTGTTATTTATATTATTGCGTTCTTTCAATTTTTAACAAACATTCGATTAAACTTATGGAGAGTTGAATATAAGATAAAAAACTATGGGTTCTTAACAATCGGAAATTCCTTTTTAAAAAATTCGCTAGGTCTAGTATTTGTATTTTATACAGATTTAGGATGGAAGGGATTAATTTTAGGGCATCTAATTGGGTACGTTACTTTCGGATTATTTTCACTTCTGTCATTTCACTATGATAGATTAATAAGAACAAAAAAATCAGTCAATTATATTACGGATATACTAAAAGTGGGATTTCCATTGTCTTTACATCGCTTAGGGCTTTGGCTTGGTAGTACTGCCAACAGAATAATTATAACAATGCTAATCGGTACGGCTGCGACAGGAAGTTATGGTATTGGAGCCACCTTTGCTATTATTGTATCAATATTAGAAGATTCATTAACCAAAGCTGTTACGCCGCATTTATTTGATCAATTTAAAAGAATTACTGATATAGATAAATCTAGTATAGTTACTCTTTCCTATTCTATTTATGCCATTATTATTATTTTCTCATTTTTTGTTTTTGTAATAGGATATTTTGGAGTTGGAATTATTTTTGGCTCCTCGTATAACGAGACTAAAGTTTTCATTTTACCTCTAATTTTGGCGGCAATGTTTAAGGGTCTATATAAATTTCATGTTAACTATATATTTTTTAGCAAAAAAACCATCCACATTACAAAAATTACTCTGATTACAGGCCTTTTTAATATTATCTTGGCATACACATTAGTGCAATACAAGGGATTATTAGGAGCAGCCTATTCGCTTCTCGCTGTTAGTATACTTCAATACCTATTTACATTCTACATTGGGAACAAACTTATGCCAATGCCATGGTTCTATTTTATTAGTAAATCAAATGACACATAA
- a CDS encoding glycosyltransferase family 2 protein yields MSEISVIILTYNEEQHIQRCIENVKSFSKDIFLVDSYSTDQTVEIAGNTGAEVFQNKWENNYAKQFNWGLENLPIKTKWILRLDADEYLLPELIDEIKQKLDILPENATGVVFKRRHLFLDKWMKRGTYPVKLLRLFQYKKAVCEQRWMDEHIQLLEGDAIEFEHDFVDHNLNNLSWWTQKHNGYAIREAIDLLDVELGLLGNQESQLQLSKQASAKRRTKYKYAKQPLFWRSFAYFIYRYFFKLGFLEGKEGFLWNFLQGWWYRTLVDAKIYEIKKACGTDKTKIKAFINTEYGLKL; encoded by the coding sequence ATGTCAGAAATTTCCGTAATCATTCTCACTTATAATGAAGAACAGCATATTCAACGCTGTATTGAGAATGTAAAATCTTTTTCAAAAGATATATTCTTGGTTGATAGTTATTCAACAGATCAAACTGTTGAGATTGCAGGAAATACAGGAGCAGAAGTATTTCAAAACAAGTGGGAGAATAATTACGCCAAACAGTTTAATTGGGGGTTGGAAAACCTACCAATAAAAACCAAATGGATTTTGCGACTCGATGCCGACGAATATTTACTTCCGGAACTCATTGATGAAATCAAGCAAAAACTAGACATCCTGCCCGAGAATGCAACGGGTGTTGTATTTAAACGGCGACATCTATTTCTGGATAAATGGATGAAACGGGGAACTTATCCGGTAAAACTCTTACGCTTATTTCAATACAAAAAAGCGGTTTGCGAACAGCGTTGGATGGATGAACATATTCAGCTTCTTGAAGGTGATGCCATAGAATTTGAACACGACTTTGTGGATCACAACCTGAATAACCTCAGTTGGTGGACACAAAAGCACAATGGGTATGCAATACGCGAAGCCATTGATTTGTTGGATGTGGAATTAGGATTGTTAGGAAATCAAGAGAGTCAGTTACAACTGAGTAAACAAGCTTCTGCCAAACGTCGGACGAAATACAAATACGCCAAACAACCGTTATTTTGGCGTTCGTTTGCTTATTTCATTTACCGTTATTTTTTCAAACTCGGTTTCCTCGAAGGAAAAGAAGGTTTCCTCTGGAACTTCCTCCAAGGTTGGTGGTATCGCACACTGGTAGATGCTAAAATCTACGAAATCAAAAAAGCCTGCGGAACTGATAAAACAAAAATTAAAGCCTTTATTAATACTGAGTATGGCCTCAAACTTTAA
- a CDS encoding HAD hydrolase family protein yields the protein MIIPKLVLTDIDGVWTDGGMYYDQTGNEWKKFHTYDSAGVLFCHQRNIPVGIITGEETEIVKRRAEKLKVDFLYQGIMNKIEIVEKLCVELDITLGDVAYIGDDLNDVEVLKNVGISAAPSTAPIHIQQLVSFVTQKKGGEGSFREFVERILNLKV from the coding sequence ATGATTATACCAAAACTTGTTTTAACAGACATTGATGGAGTTTGGACTGACGGTGGAATGTATTATGACCAAACCGGCAACGAATGGAAGAAATTCCATACATACGACAGTGCAGGAGTACTGTTCTGCCATCAAAGAAACATTCCTGTGGGGATTATTACAGGCGAAGAAACAGAAATTGTAAAACGCAGGGCAGAAAAACTAAAAGTTGATTTCTTATATCAGGGAATAATGAATAAAATAGAGATTGTTGAAAAACTATGCGTTGAGCTAGACATTACACTGGGAGATGTGGCGTATATTGGAGATGATTTAAATGACGTTGAGGTTCTAAAAAATGTTGGTATTTCTGCAGCCCCTTCAACTGCCCCCATACATATACAGCAACTAGTTTCGTTTGTGACACAAAAGAAAGGTGGAGAGGGCTCTTTTAGAGAATTTGTTGAAAGAATTCTTAACCTAAAGGTATAG
- a CDS encoding O-antigen polymerase: MIFLSALNIVILFVLLRIDRDKSFGNIFSAGAIFIYFALLPALSNFYFSIYQDKLYSVVLSLVAPQFRDLFYVKAALTFTILGNILTYIGIYIGANSRNKWFNFILNNLLLHKFHRHIWGDDEHNDKVNKTLFNFGIITYILGILVYIIFLKKMGGLISLWAEMNTRSTKNAGLGYYQTFYMIAIQLGAIIIIWYSFQNKKKLLRYIIVASTIMIIGSMGARGPVIIFIISTMIMYHFLIKRIKTLINPKYITAIILLPIFIVVMLQLRSNSLSFYLNNKDVLIENSIESFESGFIARVGRLERDIVILKYFTDNDFWWGKSFYGLVYAPIPRSIFPKKPPNDSGMYLRVMALGQKVTPPMPVSQLGSSSWPEWNWVGYMNWGLPGFILFFYFSGLLFGKLFKYITFHKYPVIASCIFSILAVGGPPILSPPGIINLLMFFIVTFILMFFAFLPFKVRIHY; the protein is encoded by the coding sequence ATGATATTTTTATCAGCACTTAATATTGTCATTCTATTTGTCCTATTAAGAATAGATAGAGATAAAAGTTTTGGAAATATCTTCTCAGCAGGAGCAATTTTTATCTACTTTGCTTTACTCCCAGCATTGTCAAATTTCTACTTTTCCATATATCAGGATAAACTCTATAGCGTTGTCCTTAGTCTTGTAGCCCCTCAATTTCGTGATTTATTTTATGTAAAAGCAGCGTTGACATTCACTATTCTTGGGAATATTTTAACCTATATAGGGATATACATTGGAGCTAATTCAAGAAATAAATGGTTTAATTTCATCCTAAACAATCTATTACTACATAAATTTCATAGACATATTTGGGGTGATGATGAGCACAATGACAAGGTGAACAAAACACTTTTCAACTTTGGCATCATAACATATATCTTAGGCATTTTAGTTTATATTATCTTCTTAAAAAAGATGGGGGGATTAATCAGTTTATGGGCAGAAATGAATACCAGATCAACAAAAAATGCTGGATTAGGATATTATCAAACATTTTACATGATAGCTATTCAACTAGGAGCAATCATTATTATTTGGTATTCTTTTCAAAATAAAAAAAAACTTCTCAGGTATATTATAGTTGCATCAACAATTATGATTATTGGATCGATGGGAGCGCGCGGCCCTGTGATTATATTCATTATATCTACCATGATTATGTACCACTTTTTAATCAAAAGAATTAAAACTCTAATAAACCCAAAGTATATCACAGCCATAATCCTATTACCAATATTTATTGTTGTAATGCTACAGCTTCGGTCAAACTCATTAAGTTTCTATTTAAATAACAAAGATGTGCTTATAGAAAACAGTATTGAAAGTTTTGAAAGTGGTTTTATTGCTAGAGTAGGGCGATTAGAAAGAGACATTGTAATTCTCAAATATTTTACTGACAATGATTTCTGGTGGGGTAAATCCTTCTATGGATTAGTATATGCACCTATACCAAGGTCAATTTTCCCTAAAAAGCCGCCCAATGATTCTGGGATGTATCTAAGAGTAATGGCGTTAGGACAAAAGGTTACTCCCCCCATGCCCGTTTCTCAACTAGGATCATCTAGCTGGCCTGAATGGAACTGGGTAGGCTATATGAATTGGGGACTCCCTGGTTTTATTTTATTTTTCTATTTTTCAGGGTTGTTGTTCGGCAAGCTCTTTAAGTACATAACATTTCATAAATACCCAGTGATAGCATCCTGTATTTTTTCAATATTAGCTGTAGGTGGTCCTCCTATTTTATCACCTCCCGGCATAATAAACCTTCTAATGTTTTTTATTGTAACATTCATTTTAATGTTTTTTGCATTTTTACCTTTTAAGGTACGCATACACTACTAA
- a CDS encoding acyltransferase, producing the protein MIKALILMEMESIFYGDGEISCSKDSYIGRHSSIQAYKGCHVYIGENVSISHYVKIYTRNSLADQDFSLKKDCSFKYSKGDVRIENDCWIGTNVFIKENVKIGKNSVVGANSVVTRNIPANAIAGGIPAKVIKMKSQIDN; encoded by the coding sequence TTGATAAAAGCTTTAATTTTAATGGAAATGGAATCCATTTTCTATGGAGATGGGGAAATATCATGTTCTAAGGATAGCTACATAGGTAGGCATTCAAGTATTCAGGCTTATAAAGGATGTCATGTATATATTGGTGAAAATGTGTCAATCTCTCATTATGTAAAAATATATACTCGAAATTCACTTGCAGATCAAGATTTCTCTTTAAAGAAAGATTGTAGTTTCAAATATAGCAAAGGAGATGTGAGAATTGAAAATGATTGTTGGATCGGAACAAATGTTTTCATAAAAGAGAATGTTAAAATAGGCAAAAATTCCGTTGTTGGAGCGAATTCCGTTGTAACAAGAAATATTCCTGCAAATGCAATAGCTGGAGGTATTCCTGCAAAAGTTATTAAAATGAAATCGCAAATAGACAACTAG
- a CDS encoding glycosyltransferase family 2 protein — translation MKITLITATYNSYPNILDTLDSIQQQTHPDIEWVVIDGGSTDLTRSVIKSTPLISQSISEPDQGIYDALNKGIQRTTGNVIGFVHSDDLLASPKILETIAQVFEKTTADGVYGNLVYVDKQDTNKIIRYWKSKPFRRRNLTYGWMPAHPTLFLKKEVYKKHGLFDLDFKIAADYDFMLRILKDPGLKFEYLPQVITKMRIGGASNKSLNNILQKSQEDLRAMRKNGLSFPVWSLACKNLSKLPQFLKR, via the coding sequence ATGAAAATCACTCTGATCACCGCCACCTATAACAGTTACCCAAATATACTTGACACCTTAGATAGCATCCAACAACAAACCCATCCGGATATAGAATGGGTTGTGATTGACGGGGGTTCAACGGATTTAACAAGATCGGTTATCAAAAGCACGCCGCTCATTAGCCAATCCATTTCCGAACCTGACCAAGGCATTTACGATGCCCTCAACAAAGGCATCCAACGAACAACAGGCAATGTGATTGGCTTTGTCCATTCGGACGATCTGCTAGCTAGTCCCAAAATATTGGAGACGATTGCTCAGGTTTTTGAAAAAACAACTGCCGATGGTGTTTATGGCAATTTGGTGTATGTGGATAAGCAAGATACCAACAAGATCATCCGCTACTGGAAGAGCAAGCCCTTTCGCCGGCGCAATTTGACTTATGGTTGGATGCCAGCCCACCCGACCCTGTTTTTAAAAAAGGAAGTGTACAAAAAACATGGGCTGTTTGATTTGGATTTCAAAATTGCTGCCGACTACGATTTTATGCTTCGCATATTAAAAGACCCAGGATTAAAGTTCGAATATTTACCGCAGGTTATCACCAAAATGCGGATTGGTGGCGCCAGCAATAAAAGCTTAAACAACATTCTCCAAAAATCACAAGAAGATTTACGAGCGATGAGAAAAAACGGCCTCTCCTTCCCTGTCTGGTCGTTAGCCTGCAAAAATTTATCGAAACTACCCCAGTTTCTGAAAAGGTAA
- a CDS encoding N-acetylneuraminate synthase family protein, translating into MNHTYIIGEIGQNHNGSVDLAKLLIEVASRPVIDKLFGEKLRGMDAVKLTKRDLSQELSESQMIRRYETPHSFGKTYGEHRAALELNDEEHFELYKYSKSFGLDFVETLCAPGTLSLLKLFTPDKLKVASRDLTNLPLLELMAETKIPIILSLGMSGKKELDDALHLITKYHSDISILHCVSEYPTQYKNVNLNTIKYLQKNYSQYTLGYSDHTIGIATPVAAVALGAKIIEKHITIDRKMKGTDQAGSLAMDGIERMVRDIRNMEISIGSEEISICDDVKVAKEKLERSIATIRPLKKGHILTENDIHLLSPGSGYKWSERQNIIGKKTVQDLPVNEIIYPDNLK; encoded by the coding sequence ATGAATCATACTTATATTATTGGAGAAATAGGTCAGAATCATAACGGCTCTGTTGACCTTGCGAAACTGCTAATTGAAGTTGCGTCTCGCCCTGTTATCGATAAACTTTTTGGAGAAAAGTTACGTGGTATGGATGCCGTAAAACTTACAAAACGTGATTTATCTCAAGAATTATCGGAAAGTCAAATGATTCGAAGATATGAAACGCCTCACTCATTTGGTAAAACCTATGGTGAACATCGGGCAGCTTTAGAATTAAACGATGAAGAACATTTTGAGTTATATAAATATTCGAAGTCATTTGGATTAGATTTTGTTGAAACGTTATGTGCTCCGGGAACATTAAGTCTTTTAAAGTTATTTACGCCAGATAAATTAAAAGTTGCCTCTCGAGATTTAACAAATCTCCCGTTATTGGAATTAATGGCAGAAACAAAAATCCCAATTATTCTTTCACTGGGGATGTCTGGTAAAAAAGAATTAGATGATGCATTACATCTTATCACAAAATATCATTCAGACATCTCCATCCTTCATTGTGTTTCTGAGTATCCTACTCAATATAAGAATGTCAATCTAAACACTATTAAATACCTTCAAAAAAACTATAGCCAATATACATTAGGTTATTCGGACCATACCATAGGAATTGCAACTCCCGTTGCAGCTGTTGCCTTAGGTGCAAAAATCATTGAGAAACATATTACAATTGATCGGAAAATGAAAGGAACAGACCAGGCAGGCTCTTTGGCAATGGATGGTATTGAAAGGATGGTTCGTGATATCCGCAACATGGAAATATCAATAGGCTCGGAAGAGATATCCATCTGTGACGACGTAAAAGTTGCAAAAGAAAAACTTGAACGATCGATTGCAACAATTCGTCCTCTAAAAAAGGGCCATATATTGACCGAAAATGACATTCACCTACTTTCGCCTGGAAGTGGTTATAAATGGAGTGAAAGGCAAAATATAATAGGTAAAAAAACAGTTCAAGATTTACCTGTTAATGAGATTATTTACCCAGACAACCTAAAATAA